In the genome of Dyadobacter fermentans DSM 18053, the window GCCTGGTTGCGGATGAGCGTCGACTGGTCAGTAATTTCCTTCGGGAATTCCGAATTCGCGATGAGGAAGGGCCTTAATGCGGCTTCGGCTGAATTCTTCTGCCAGTTGGCCAATGCGGCATATTCCGCAGGAGTTACCGTGGAGTCGGGAATGATGAATTTGAGTTGCGAATGGTTGGGCGAATTGTCGTTCACGCTCGTGGGCGAGCAGGTGTTGAGCGACGCCAGGATCTGCCCGTCGGATTCAGAACGGATGCCTTCGGAAATGGCCTTGAACTGGGAAGCGCTCTGGTATTCCTCCTCGCTGACGATCCAGATGATATTGGCATATTTCGAGAAACGCTTTCCTACATAAGTTCCGTAGCTTTTCCAGGCTTCCTCTTTTTGTGTATCAAAAGCCGTGTTCCAGCTCTGCCGCGATACCACAATGCCTACCACCAGGTTGCGCTCACGGGCTGCTATCACAATTTTTTCCAGGTAATCGAAATAGGATTTATTCGGCTTGGTGAGGTCGTTATTATCGAGGAACGGCGCAATCTTGTTGAAGTTCCGCTGGTTAGGCAATGCAGGCAGCAAATGCACGAGAAACGTGTTGAACGACTGCGACTTGCGAATATCCATGTACTGCACCGCTTCGGTGTAGCTGAGGCGCCGGAGCATTTGCCAGGCCACATCGGCCACCATCAGGAACGGCGTGCCGTTGTTGTCGGTAAGGTGCTTTCCGCTCGGGCTGATCTTCAACGGGAACCGGGCCGGGGGTTGATCGGTGCCCCGAAACGTGAAACCGAACGACAGTACGCAGGGGAGCAATACCCAGATCAGCGATCTGGCGACCAACGGATGGATGGTCAGCGGTCTGGAAATTTTCATTGGTGTCGGCTCAATGGGTGCTAGCTATTGCCCAGCTCGGCGATCGTCTTTGCCGGATCGGGCGACGTGAAAACGAAGCTTCCGGCCACCAGGATATCGACACCTTCGCGTACGAGTCGGGGGGCATTGTTGAGATTAACGCCGCCATCGACCTCAATCTTGAAATTGTAGCCAAATTCTTTGCGGTAACGGTCGAGCGTCGCGATCTTCTTATATGTATTCTCAATGAATTTCTGCCCGCCGAAACCAGGGTTCACGGACATGATCAGGATGAGCGAAACATCGCCCATGATTTCGCTCAGCACTTCCACGGGTGTATGCGGGTTGAGCGCCACGCCCGGTTCCGCACCAAGCTCTTTAATGTGCTGGATCGTGCGGTGCAAATGCGGACAAGCCTCATAATGTACCGTAATCCCCGACGCGCCCGCATTGCGGAATGCTTCGAGGTAGCGGTCGGGCTGCTCGATCATCAGGTGCACATCCAGCGGCTTTTTGGCATGCCGGTGAATGGCTTCGCACACGGGTAACCCGAATGAAATGTTCGGCACAAACATGCCGTCCATGATATCCACATGAATGTAACCTGCGGAACTGTTATTGATCATTTCGACGTCGCGTTGCAGGTTCGCAAAATCCGCGGCGAGTATGGAAGGGGCAATTTCAGCCATGAAAATCAGGTGCTAGATTGATTCGTAGGGCCGAAATTAGTGAATTTATGGGCAATGCGGGTTATCCATTGATTGCATTCGCGGGAAATGAAAGGCTGTCAAGCACTTGCGAGCGTACGAGGTCGTCATTGGCGTACGATCCCGACAATGCTTAACGGCCATTGACCAGGGCATATATTTCAATGCCAATTTTTTCCGGCAAAACGAGCCAGCATTCGGGTACGCCGTAGCTTTCGTAGATGTCTTTTTTGACGACAGTATCTATGTAATGCATTTCAGGTGAAACAACCTCGATGACAAGCTTAGGCATGCTGTGAACCGCTTCCTGCAAAATATTCTCACGCTCTTTTGATACGAAAAATAAATCAGGTTGGAGGACATTGAAGTTTTCTTTAAAGATTACGTCGTAAGGGATACGACAAAGCGTTCCCAATTGATGGGTCTTCAAGTGATCGTAAAGTACGTACAGGAGCTGTGTTATGGCTCGCTGATGCGGCATTTTCGGGCATGGCAAATCAATTTCTTTGCCGTTGATAATCTGTGTATATTCTTTGTTAATGGAAACTGCTCCGTCAATAATAGTTTTCATGGATGCTTCGGTTTTTTGACCAAAATACAAAGTGGGCTTGCTTCTGAAAGGGTATCGCAAAGCCCAATGTTCAACTGACATTCCTGGGTTTTCAATCGGAAATGACTGCAACAACTCCACGTTCAAAATTTGAATTAAATCTTAAATTTGGGCCGAATCATTAAAGCCGCCGTGACCACTATGAATCCCGAACAGAGAATCCAGGAGCTTTCAGAAAAGCTGCATTACTACAATGACCGCTACTACCAGGATAGCGTGTCGGAAATATCGGATTACGAATTCGATCAGCTGCTCAAAGAGCTGCAAGCCCTGGAAAGCGAATACCCGCAGTTCCGGCAGGACGATTCACCCACGCAGCGCGTCGGCGGGACGGTCACAAAGTCATTTAATGCCGTGTACCACCGGTACCCGATGCTCTCGCTCGATAATACCTATAATGAAGACGAACTCCGCAGTTTCGACGACCGCGTGCGCCGCGGGCTGGATGGAGAGGCTTACGAATACATTTGCGAGCTCAAATTCGACGGTATTTCCCTCAG includes:
- a CDS encoding apiosidase-like domain-containing protein: MKISRPLTIHPLVARSLIWVLLPCVLSFGFTFRGTDQPPARFPLKISPSGKHLTDNNGTPFLMVADVAWQMLRRLSYTEAVQYMDIRKSQSFNTFLVHLLPALPNQRNFNKIAPFLDNNDLTKPNKSYFDYLEKIVIAARERNLVVGIVVSRQSWNTAFDTQKEEAWKSYGTYVGKRFSKYANIIWIVSEEEYQSASQFKAISEGIRSESDGQILASLNTCSPTSVNDNSPNHSQLKFIIPDSTVTPAEYAALANWQKNSAEAALRPFLIANSEFPKEITDQSTLIRNQAYQSILSSAAGFCHMSTIKNFNPTWKVNITKDGAEYIHQLVKILKGIPWEYMQPDEPDLLPDSVDKAEIGIVSLSNKKMAMLYIPTSRPVRLDLKHLEGTVFGAVWYSPRTGKRWNGKDLKPDEEAIVQPPDSQPEWDWILLIGAKQ
- the rpe gene encoding ribulose-phosphate 3-epimerase — protein: MAEIAPSILAADFANLQRDVEMINNSSAGYIHVDIMDGMFVPNISFGLPVCEAIHRHAKKPLDVHLMIEQPDRYLEAFRNAGASGITVHYEACPHLHRTIQHIKELGAEPGVALNPHTPVEVLSEIMGDVSLILIMSVNPGFGGQKFIENTYKKIATLDRYRKEFGYNFKIEVDGGVNLNNAPRLVREGVDILVAGSFVFTSPDPAKTIAELGNS
- a CDS encoding Uma2 family endonuclease; translated protein: MKTIIDGAVSINKEYTQIINGKEIDLPCPKMPHQRAITQLLYVLYDHLKTHQLGTLCRIPYDVIFKENFNVLQPDLFFVSKERENILQEAVHSMPKLVIEVVSPEMHYIDTVVKKDIYESYGVPECWLVLPEKIGIEIYALVNGR